From a region of the Oncorhynchus keta strain PuntledgeMale-10-30-2019 chromosome 13, Oket_V2, whole genome shotgun sequence genome:
- the ankrd53 gene encoding ankyrin repeat domain-containing protein 53, protein MGYNSKLFLYSWIGTLTMRMFSMNSLLQGQLLNSGKINKPRVGGGVVLVRRLVKAPPDSDMFQAATSGDRDWLRLSLKRALSPTQLDKQGLTVLHVASLHGQLECMKLLLASQAVDINASCPLGRRPIHMVLTAKSRPHSHACLTYLLEHGALPNVATDTGLTPLHLAATEGLWECTKTLVQAGADTGARDNRGHTPLELARIWCHRRIARFLKDSMWQNEKKREMERRKALQNLRQDLFNMHRRAENIEKVGRQKLMEEKVTAWADKKGLPLLWAQPMATWNQAHAHCLSPDQRPQSQRTKVCHRQHPGAPPREAWNISPNPSKPPPASVSRPQGVRLSSQPERSPPEPDLRRSITLCRARGDGRPQYTAKWDGSPQSVPNLPWDVLQRGLFSAAFPSRIASPNHFQPNHVLDLPRLGCSPGPNTSPWTEVAMHLAEELEPGHY, encoded by the exons ATGGGCTATAACTCAAAATTATTTCTATATTCTTGGATTGGAACATTAACAATGCGCATGTTTTCAATGAATTCTCTTTTACAAGGACAACTTCTGAATTCTGGAAAGATAAA TAAGCCCAGGGTAGGTGGTGGGGTGGTGCTGGTGCGGCGGTTGGTGAAGGCTCCGCCGGACAGCGACATGTTCCAGGCGGCCACCTCGGGGGACCGTGACTGGCTGCGACTCAGCCTGAAGCGGGCGCTGTCCCCAACGCAGCTCGACAAACAG ggTCTGACGGTGCTCCACGTGGCCAGCCTACACGGGCAGTTGGAGTGTATGAAGCTGCTGTTGGCATCCCAAGCGGTGGACATAAACGCCAGCTGCCCCCTGGGCCGCAGACCCATCCACATGGTCCTCACTGCCAAGAGCAGACCCCACTCCCATGCCTGCCTCACCTACCTACTGGAGCACGGAGCCCTGCCAAACGT AGCCACTGACACAGGGTTGACGCCCCTCCACCTGGCTGCCACCGAGGGCCTGTGGGAGTGTACCAAGACTCTAGTGCAGGCGGGGGCAGACACTGGTGCACGAGACAACCGAGGACACACACCTCTGGAACTGGCACGCATCTGGTGCCACAGAAGGATCgccag GTTTCTGAAGGACTCTATGTGGCAGAAcgagaagaaaagagagatggagaggcgcAAGGCGCTGCAGAACCTTCGGCAGGACCTGTTCAACATGCACAGGAGGGCCGAGAACATAGAGAAG GTGGGGAGACAGAAGTTGATGGAAGAGAAGGTCACGGCGTGGGCCGATAAGAAAGGCCTTCCCCTCCTCTGGGCCCAGCCTATGGCCACATGGAACCAGGCTCACGCCCACTGCCTCTCCCCAGACCAGAGGCCACAAAGCCAGAGGACCAAGGTCTGCCACAGGCAGCATCCAGGGGCCCCTCCTCGGGAGGCCTGGAACATCTCCCCCAACCCCTCCAAACCCCCGCCAGCCTCTGTCTCCCGGCCCCAGGGGGTGCGTCTGAGCAGCCAGCCTGAGAGGTCCCCTCCAGAGCCCGACCTGAGGCGCAGCATAACTCTCTGCAGGGCCCGTGGGGATGGACGTCCCCAGTACACTGCCAAGTGGGACGGGTCCCCCCAGTCGGTCCCCAACCTGCCCTGGGATGTCCTTCAGAGGGGGCTGTTCTCTGCAGCCTTCCCATCAAGGATTGCCTCACCCAACCACTTCCAGCCCAACCATGTGCTGGATCTGCCGCGCCTCGGCTGCTCCCCAGGACCCAACACCTCTCCCTGGACAGAGGTGGCCATGCACCTGGCTGAGGAGCTGGAGCCTGGCCACTACTGA